From the Pongo pygmaeus isolate AG05252 chromosome X, NHGRI_mPonPyg2-v2.0_pri, whole genome shotgun sequence genome, one window contains:
- the TCEAL8 gene encoding transcription elongation factor A protein-like 8, with protein sequence MQKSCEENEGKPQNMPKAEEDRPLEDVPQEAEGTPQPSEEGVSQEAEGNPRGGPNQPGQGFKEDTPVRHLDPEEMIRGVDELERLREEIRRVRNKFVMMHWKQRHSRSRPYPVCFRP encoded by the coding sequence atgCAAAAGTCTTGTGAAGAAAATGAGGGAAAACCACAGAACATGCCAAAGGCCGAGGAAGATCGCCCTTTGGAGGATGTACCACAGGAGGCAGAAGGAACTCCTCAACCTTCCGAAGAAGGTGTAAGCCAGGAAGCAGAAGGAAACCCCAGAGGAGGGCCGAATCAGCCTGGCCAGGGATTTAAAGAGGACACACCCGTTAGGCATTTGGACCCTGAAGAAATGATAAGAGGAGTAGATGAGCTTGAAAGGCTTAGGGAAGAGATAAGAAGAGTAAGAAACAAGTTTGTGATGATGCATTGGAAGCAAAGACATTCACGCAGCCGTCCTTATCCTGTGTGCTTTAGGCCTTGA